In the genome of Patescibacteria group bacterium, one region contains:
- a CDS encoding phage holin family protein: MNIFLQWLVSALAVLITAYLLPGVTLSGFGAALIVAVILGVLNIFIRPILLILTLPINILTLGLFTFVVNALIIMLASGVSPGFYVVNFWWALIFSVVLSLVNSLFDRMVAKDPN, translated from the coding sequence ATGAATATATTTTTACAATGGCTAGTATCTGCTTTAGCCGTACTTATTACAGCTTACCTATTACCGGGGGTTACTCTCTCAGGATTTGGTGCAGCACTTATTGTCGCAGTAATATTAGGAGTCTTAAATATTTTTATTCGGCCAATTCTACTCATTCTTACTCTCCCAATTAATATACTCACGTTGGGATTATTTACCTTTGTCGTAAACGCACTCATCATTATGCTTGCATCAGGAGTTTCTCCTGGCTTTTATGTTGTGAACTTTTGGTGGGCACTTATCTTTAGTGTTGTCCTTTCACTCGTAAACTCATTGTTTGATCGAATGGTTGCAAAAGATCCAAACTAG